A section of the Clostridium sp. TW13 genome encodes:
- a CDS encoding glycoside hydrolase family 9 protein — MRNKKRLALVALTTMIFLTSITPARKIKADENLDYSTALKDSIIFYDANKCGKDAGVNNYFTWRSACHIDDGKDKGLDLSGGYHDAGDHVKFGLPQGYAASVMGWALYEFKSGFDSSQNTDKQLQQLKYFTDYFLKCHPNTNTFYYQVGDGDTDHGYWGAPEKQTTSRPTLYVADSSNPASDVLGETSAALTLMYLNYKNIDSNYAAKCLQAAKELYAMGKTNQGCGSGQTYYKSNSYGDDLAWAAIWLYIAESNNQYLMDAKQFIMLNSISLNDNWTMCWDSMKLPAVLKLSDVTGEKQYKDAMDFNFNYWKNTVKTTAGGLKYLSDWGVLRYAAAESMLALVYYKNNNDESLKTFAKSQIDYILGKNPANMSYVIGFGSKWPKHPHHRAANGYTNDNHDNEKEAKNLILGALVGGPSSNDTYVDDINQYQYTEVAIDYNAGLVGALAGMVQYTNNISKKLGDVNSDGNIDINDYVAMQKYVLGKDVNINKINADVNSDGNVNSKDLLILRKYLSKQIPSFPVQ, encoded by the coding sequence ATGAGAAATAAAAAAAGGTTAGCCTTGGTTGCATTAACTACAATGATATTTTTAACTTCAATCACACCAGCAAGAAAAATAAAAGCAGATGAGAATTTGGATTATTCTACAGCGTTAAAAGACTCAATTATTTTTTATGATGCAAATAAATGTGGAAAGGATGCAGGAGTAAACAATTATTTTACCTGGAGAAGTGCATGCCATATTGATGATGGAAAAGACAAGGGTCTTGATTTATCAGGTGGCTATCATGATGCAGGAGATCATGTGAAGTTTGGCTTGCCACAGGGGTATGCAGCTTCAGTTATGGGATGGGCATTATATGAATTTAAGTCTGGTTTTGATTCATCTCAAAATACTGACAAACAGTTGCAGCAGCTTAAGTATTTTACAGATTATTTTCTAAAGTGTCATCCTAATACCAATACATTTTATTATCAAGTTGGAGATGGTGATACAGATCATGGTTATTGGGGAGCACCAGAAAAACAGACCACTTCAAGACCAACATTATATGTAGCTGATTCCTCAAATCCAGCATCAGATGTATTAGGTGAGACTTCAGCAGCACTTACTCTTATGTATTTAAATTATAAGAATATAGATTCAAATTATGCCGCAAAGTGTTTACAGGCAGCAAAAGAATTATATGCTATGGGAAAAACAAATCAAGGATGCGGAAGTGGTCAAACCTACTATAAATCAAACTCATATGGAGATGATTTAGCTTGGGCTGCCATTTGGCTATATATAGCTGAAAGTAATAATCAGTATTTAATGGATGCAAAACAATTTATAATGTTGAATTCCATATCACTTAATGATAATTGGACAATGTGTTGGGACAGCATGAAATTGCCAGCTGTTCTTAAATTATCAGATGTAACTGGGGAAAAACAATATAAAGATGCAATGGATTTTAATTTTAATTATTGGAAAAACACAGTAAAGACTACTGCAGGAGGATTAAAATATTTATCTGACTGGGGAGTGTTAAGATATGCAGCTGCAGAGTCAATGCTAGCTTTAGTATATTACAAAAATAATAATGACGAATCTTTGAAAACATTTGCTAAATCACAAATTGATTATATATTGGGCAAAAATCCAGCCAATATGTCCTATGTTATAGGCTTTGGAAGTAAATGGCCTAAACATCCACATCACAGGGCTGCAAATGGATATACAAATGATAATCATGATAATGAAAAAGAAGCTAAAAATCTAATTTTAGGAGCATTAGTTGGAGGACCTAGTTCCAATGATACCTATGTAGATGATATAAACCAATATCAGTATACAGAAGTAGCCATCGATTATAATGCAGGTTTGGTTGGAGCACTAGCTGGTATGGTTCAATATACTAACAATATTTCAAAAAAATTAGGAGATGTCAATTCAGATGGGAATATTGACATCAACGATTATGTGGCAATGCAAAAATATGTATTAGGAAAGGATGTTAACATTAACAAAATCAACGCAGATGTCAATTCAGATGGCAATGTAAATTCTAAGGATCTTTTGATATTAAGAAAATATCTATCAAAGCAAATACCAAGTTTTCCTGTTCAATAA
- a CDS encoding cohesin domain-containing protein has protein sequence MRRLKLFAIIAAVLVTVGIQQTKVVSAAEKANSKVQMDNVDTRNLDNTVVLGAENKVNGVAQDKKADANKNLNAAVDVNAHVKVGMFNGSTSSSSNSINPKFKVTNTGSSSIKLSNLKLRYYYTSDDNKEQSFWCDYAATTSGTYSTLTSNVTGVFGKLNQAVTNADSYLEIGFNEAAGTLEAGQTMEIQTRVSKVDWSNYTQSNDYSFDSKDSNYVESDKVTATLNGTTLWGVAPDGKVTIDPVITTESATFDKYVKKAADINIGIKFNDNVLKALSYYNGTSYVPMVKEKDYIVTDAGVTLSKDFLSTLPLGKTTISFDFDKASSKIVTIEVINSTPSSVITPASSVYDQSKKADIPVTITFNDNTLVSINDGKKDLTAGTDYILKDNVATLTQAYLDTLPVGDSVLTFKFSAGDVQKLTVTVKPVVMNLNVVIGNATGKAGTTVVVPVTVKGITKNGMNACTFTLSYDKNLFENVKVTPGDICVNPDATFIPSVDAANGLINIFYCDSTGEELEAILKDGLFFNISFDIKNGLKSQSSDVKVSDSGNFVDTKSKAYSLNYTNGSISIVGEQVVNSAITPASSVYDQGNKADIPVTITYNGNTLVSINDGKKDLTAGTDYILKDNVATLTQAYLDTLPAGDTVLTFKFSAGDVQKLTVTVKPVVMNLNVVIGNATGKAGTTVVVPVTVKGITKNGMNACTFTLSYDKNLFENVKVTPGDICVNPDATFIPSVDAENGLINIFYCDSTGAELEAILKDGLFFNISFDIKAGAKEGTTDVKVSDPGNFVDTKSAAYNLNYTNGSVTIVGVPVDKFSTNIGAVEGKAGDTLVIPVSLKNIPVSGISSLDLKFKYDSNLIDIVSVAPGSIIANPKANFSYYDNKNNNLLSMSFLDFEATGKDLIKSSGDLVYITVKIKDTATPGVTKLSDNGETNFGDADGKDLIFVLNNGTITIH, from the coding sequence ATGAGAAGATTAAAACTTTTTGCTATTATTGCAGCAGTATTAGTTACTGTAGGAATTCAACAAACTAAAGTTGTTTCAGCGGCAGAAAAGGCTAACTCAAAGGTACAAATGGATAATGTGGATACACGAAATTTGGACAACACAGTTGTTTTAGGCGCAGAAAATAAAGTGAATGGAGTTGCTCAAGATAAAAAAGCAGACGCTAATAAAAATTTAAATGCTGCAGTAGATGTTAATGCTCATGTAAAAGTGGGAATGTTTAATGGAAGTACAAGCTCTTCATCAAATTCTATTAACCCTAAATTTAAAGTTACAAATACAGGAAGTTCTTCAATCAAGCTATCAAATCTAAAGTTAAGATATTATTACACATCTGATGATAATAAGGAACAAAGCTTTTGGTGTGATTATGCTGCTACCACCAGTGGCACATATTCAACTTTAACTAGTAATGTAACAGGAGTCTTTGGTAAATTGAATCAAGCAGTGACTAATGCAGATAGTTATTTAGAAATAGGATTTAACGAAGCTGCAGGAACCTTAGAAGCTGGTCAAACAATGGAAATTCAAACTAGAGTTTCAAAGGTTGATTGGTCAAATTACACACAAAGTAATGATTATTCCTTTGATAGTAAGGATTCAAATTATGTTGAAAGTGATAAAGTTACAGCAACTTTAAATGGGACAACTTTATGGGGAGTTGCACCAGATGGAAAAGTAACAATTGATCCAGTTATTACCACAGAGTCAGCAACCTTTGACAAATATGTTAAAAAAGCTGCTGATATAAATATAGGAATTAAATTTAATGATAATGTGTTAAAAGCATTAAGCTATTATAATGGAACTTCATATGTTCCTATGGTAAAAGAAAAGGATTACATTGTTACGGATGCAGGAGTTACTTTAAGTAAAGATTTTCTTTCAACTTTACCTTTAGGCAAAACTACAATTTCTTTTGATTTTGATAAAGCAAGTTCAAAAATTGTTACAATTGAAGTTATTAATTCAACTCCAAGTTCAGTTATAACTCCAGCATCTTCAGTATACGATCAAAGCAAAAAGGCAGATATTCCAGTGACAATAACTTTTAATGACAATACTCTTGTAAGCATAAATGATGGTAAAAAGGATTTAACTGCAGGAACAGATTATATATTAAAAGATAATGTAGCAACATTAACTCAAGCATATCTTGATACATTGCCAGTAGGAGATTCAGTGCTAACCTTCAAGTTTAGTGCTGGAGATGTACAAAAACTTACAGTGACTGTAAAACCTGTAGTAATGAATTTAAATGTTGTAATAGGAAATGCAACAGGTAAAGCAGGAACAACAGTTGTAGTGCCTGTAACTGTTAAAGGAATCACTAAGAATGGAATGAATGCATGTACTTTCACTTTAAGCTATGATAAGAATTTATTTGAAAATGTAAAAGTTACTCCAGGAGATATATGTGTAAATCCAGATGCAACATTTATACCAAGTGTAGATGCGGCAAATGGTTTAATTAATATTTTCTACTGTGATTCAACAGGAGAAGAATTAGAAGCAATATTAAAAGATGGTTTATTCTTTAATATAAGCTTTGATATAAAGAATGGATTAAAGTCTCAAAGCAGTGATGTAAAAGTAAGCGATTCAGGTAACTTTGTAGATACAAAAAGCAAGGCTTATAGCTTAAATTACACAAATGGTTCAATATCAATAGTTGGAGAACAAGTTGTAAATTCAGCTATAACTCCAGCATCTTCAGTATACGATCAAGGAAACAAAGCGGATATTCCAGTAACAATAACTTACAATGGAAATACTCTTGTAAGCATAAATGATGGTAAAAAGGATTTAACTGCAGGAACAGATTATATATTAAAAGATAATGTAGCAACATTAACTCAAGCATATCTTGATACTTTACCAGCAGGAGATACAGTGCTAACGTTCAAGTTTAGTGCTGGAGATGTACAAAAACTTACAGTGACTGTAAAACCTGTAGTAATGAATTTAAATGTTGTAATAGGAAATGCAACAGGTAAAGCTGGGACAACTGTGGTAGTGCCTGTAACTGTTAAAGGAATCACTAAGAATGGAATGAATGCATGTACTTTCACTTTAAGCTATGATAAGAATTTATTTGAAAATGTAAAAGTTACTCCAGGAGACATCTGTGTAAATCCAGATGCAACATTTATACCAAGTGTAGATGCGGAAAATGGATTAATTAATATTTTCTATTGCGATTCAACAGGTGCAGAATTAGAAGCAATATTAAAAGATGGTTTATTCTTTAATATAAGCTTTGATATAAAAGCAGGAGCTAAAGAAGGAACCACTGATGTAAAAGTAAGTGACCCAGGGAACTTTGTAGATACAAAGAGTGCAGCTTATAACTTAAATTATACAAATGGTTCAGTAACAATAGTAGGAGTACCAGTGGATAAGTTTTCTACTAATATAGGAGCAGTGGAAGGAAAGGCTGGGGATACGTTAGTTATTCCAGTTTCACTAAAAAATATTCCAGTATCAGGCATATCAAGCCTTGATTTGAAGTTTAAGTATGATTCTAACTTAATTGATATAGTAAGTGTAGCACCAGGCAGTATAATTGCTAATCCAAAGGCTAACTTTAGCTACTATGACAATAAAAATAATAATTTATTGAGTATGTCATTCTTAGATTTTGAAGCAACAGGTAAAGATTTGATCAAATCCTCAGGAGATTTGGTATATATAACAGTAAAAATTAAGGATACAGCAACTCCAGGTGTAACAAAGTTATCAGATAATGGAGAAACTAATTTTGGAGATGCTGATGGAAAAGATTTAATCTTTGTATTAAACAATGGAACAATAACAATTCATTAA
- a CDS encoding FprA family A-type flavoprotein, translating into MENVKSISPDLFWVGSLDPNLKVFDVIMETEFGTTYNSYLLKGTEGTAIFETVKDKFFDDYLEKIKSLVDPSTINYIVVNHTEPDHSGSAAKLLEYAPNATVVGSSQAILFLQQIVNKPFKSQVVKEGETLNLGNKTIRFISAPNLHWPDTMYSYVEEEKTLITCDSFGAHYCSDKIFRNDLEKEKDAEYLKAFKFYFDMIIGPFKPFVLTALTKINDLDIKYICPGHGMVLSGEYIDKYKALYKEWSTVEKRKTPSIILGYVSAYGFTEKLANKIAEGIKSTNDQYEVLVYDLSIAKQDEVIKEIEQASGLLIGSPTILADALPPVLSLLYTLNPAIHKGKYAACFGSYGWSGEATKNIQQRFVQLKFKTPLEPLKIKFNPSDEELQQAFDFGVEFVKSMQ; encoded by the coding sequence ATGGAAAATGTTAAAAGTATTTCACCTGATTTATTTTGGGTTGGTTCTTTAGATCCAAACCTTAAAGTATTTGATGTTATAATGGAAACTGAGTTTGGTACTACCTATAACTCATATTTATTAAAAGGTACCGAAGGAACTGCTATATTTGAAACTGTAAAGGATAAATTTTTTGATGATTATCTTGAAAAAATTAAATCTCTTGTAGATCCAAGTACTATAAATTATATTGTTGTAAACCACACTGAACCTGACCATAGCGGTTCAGCAGCCAAATTGCTTGAATATGCACCAAATGCAACAGTAGTTGGTTCATCTCAAGCAATACTATTTCTTCAACAAATTGTAAACAAACCTTTTAAAAGTCAAGTTGTTAAGGAAGGTGAAACATTAAATCTTGGAAATAAAACTATTCGCTTTATTTCAGCACCTAACTTACACTGGCCGGATACAATGTATTCGTATGTTGAAGAGGAAAAAACACTTATTACTTGCGACTCCTTTGGAGCTCATTATTGCTCAGATAAAATTTTTAGAAATGATCTTGAAAAAGAAAAAGATGCTGAATATCTTAAGGCCTTTAAGTTCTATTTTGACATGATAATAGGACCATTTAAACCTTTTGTTCTTACTGCATTAACAAAAATTAACGACCTAGATATTAAATATATTTGCCCAGGACATGGAATGGTTTTAAGCGGAGAATATATAGATAAATACAAAGCTTTATATAAAGAATGGTCAACTGTTGAGAAGAGAAAAACTCCAAGTATAATTTTAGGTTATGTATCTGCTTATGGCTTTACTGAAAAACTGGCTAACAAAATAGCAGAAGGAATTAAATCTACAAATGATCAATATGAGGTTTTAGTCTATGATTTAAGCATTGCAAAACAAGATGAAGTTATCAAAGAAATAGAACAAGCATCTGGCCTTCTAATAGGGTCTCCAACTATACTTGCAGATGCTCTTCCACCTGTTTTATCTTTACTTTATACTCTAAACCCTGCAATCCATAAAGGAAAATATGCAGCCTGCTTTGGTTCATATGGTTGGAGTGGAGAGGCAACAAAAAATATTCAACAGAGATTTGTTCAACTTAAATTTAAAACACCATTAGAGCCATTAAAGATAAAATTCAATCCAAGTGATGAGGAATTACAACAGGCTTTTGACTTTGGTGTAGAATTTGTAAAATCAATGCAATAG
- a CDS encoding nicotinate phosphoribosyltransferase, whose translation MINPLLLTDFYKTIHHMCYAQGLTKLVSYWTPRMSRKEDMDKVVMFGLQPFIKKYLISYFNENFFNRPKDEIIAEYKRIISRAMGEIAADTEHIEKLHDLGYLPIQIRAVEEGTRVNIKTPMIEITNTHEDFAWLVNYLETFMSCHIWQPMTSATIAYRYREIIEKYFELTVENGEPAKACGDFSMRGFSSLESAESSSAGHLLSFTGTATIPAIVYLEEYYNCDIEKETVALGTPSTEHSVMCSYGQDELSAYKRLINEVFPTGILSIVSDTYDYWNVITNLLPVLKQDILNRDGKIVIRGDSGDPVKIICGDNEASKDSPAYKGTVELLWDLFGGSINSKGYKVLDKHIGTIYGDSITVERCDEICKQLADKGFAVSNCVFGIGSYTYQFNTRDTFGFALKATHAVINGEEKFIFKDPKTDTGNFKKSQKGMCYVYREGDDILYKDQLTIKEQEAYTDNLLIPVFKDGKLTREYSLKEIRNRLNKKF comes from the coding sequence ATGATAAACCCACTATTGCTAACAGATTTTTATAAGACTATACATCATATGTGTTATGCACAAGGCTTGACAAAATTAGTAAGCTATTGGACCCCTAGAATGTCAAGAAAAGAGGATATGGATAAGGTAGTCATGTTTGGACTTCAGCCTTTTATAAAGAAATATTTGATTAGTTATTTTAATGAAAACTTCTTTAATAGACCTAAAGATGAGATTATAGCTGAATATAAAAGGATTATTTCTAGAGCTATGGGAGAAATAGCAGCAGATACTGAGCATATAGAAAAATTGCATGATTTGGGATACTTGCCTATACAAATTAGAGCTGTGGAAGAAGGGACAAGGGTTAATATAAAAACTCCAATGATTGAAATTACAAATACTCATGAGGATTTTGCTTGGCTTGTTAATTATCTAGAAACTTTTATGAGCTGTCATATTTGGCAACCAATGACCAGTGCTACTATTGCCTATAGATATAGAGAGATTATTGAGAAGTATTTTGAGTTAACAGTAGAAAATGGTGAGCCTGCTAAAGCTTGTGGTGACTTTAGTATGAGAGGATTTAGTTCCTTAGAAAGTGCAGAATCTAGTAGTGCAGGACATTTGTTGTCCTTTACTGGAACAGCTACAATACCTGCAATTGTGTATTTAGAGGAGTATTACAACTGTGATATTGAAAAAGAAACTGTGGCTCTTGGTACTCCATCTACAGAACACAGTGTAATGTGTAGTTATGGACAAGATGAACTTTCTGCATATAAAAGATTGATTAATGAGGTATTTCCAACAGGAATATTGAGCATAGTTTCTGACACCTATGATTATTGGAATGTTATAACGAATTTACTACCAGTTCTAAAGCAAGATATTTTAAATAGAGATGGTAAGATTGTTATAAGAGGGGATAGTGGAGATCCAGTGAAGATTATTTGTGGGGATAATGAAGCATCAAAGGATAGTCCAGCCTATAAGGGGACTGTAGAATTACTATGGGATTTATTTGGAGGATCAATAAATTCAAAAGGATATAAGGTTTTAGACAAGCATATAGGAACAATTTATGGTGATAGTATTACAGTAGAAAGATGTGATGAAATCTGTAAACAGTTGGCTGATAAAGGTTTTGCTGTAAGTAATTGTGTATTTGGAATAGGCTCTTACACTTATCAATTTAATACAAGGGATACCTTTGGATTTGCATTGAAGGCAACTCATGCTGTGATTAATGGAGAGGAAAAATTTATATTCAAAGACCCTAAAACAGATACAGGAAATTTCAAAAAATCTCAGAAGGGTATGTGTTATGTATATAGAGAAGGAGATGACATTTTATACAAGGATCAATTAACTATTAAAGAGCAGGAAGCTTATACAGATAACTTGTTGATTCCTGTATTTAAGGATGGAAAACTTACAAGAGAATATTCCTTGAAAGAAATAAGAAATAGATTGAATAAGAAATTTTAA
- a CDS encoding cysteine hydrolase family protein — protein MKKLLVVIDYQKDFVDGALGFKKAETLEEGIYNKVKSYLDRGDKVVFTYDTHFENYLETREGRNLPIPHCIINSEGHDLYGRLKEFKGVKNTFHYQKRSFGIDPSTMLKITEEVGNDIEEIELVGVVSNICVISNAVTFQSQYVESTIVVDASLCASFDPCLHEEALDVLESLQAKVINRGERL, from the coding sequence ATGAAAAAATTACTAGTAGTTATAGATTATCAAAAGGATTTTGTAGATGGTGCATTAGGCTTTAAGAAGGCTGAAACTTTAGAAGAAGGAATTTATAACAAGGTAAAATCTTATTTAGATAGAGGAGATAAGGTGGTATTCACCTATGATACTCATTTTGAAAATTATTTAGAAACAAGGGAAGGCAGAAATTTACCAATTCCTCATTGCATTATAAATTCTGAAGGACATGATTTATACGGAAGATTAAAGGAGTTCAAAGGCGTAAAAAACACATTTCATTATCAGAAAAGATCTTTTGGTATAGATCCAAGCACAATGTTAAAGATTACTGAAGAAGTTGGAAATGATATAGAAGAAATAGAGTTAGTAGGAGTAGTAAGCAATATATGTGTAATAAGCAATGCTGTAACATTTCAGTCTCAATACGTAGAGTCAACTATAGTTGTAGATGCAAGTCTTTGTGCTAGTTTTGATCCTTGTTTACATGAAGAAGCATTAGATGTTTTGGAATCATTGCAGGCAAAAGTAATAAATAGAGGTGAAAGATTATGA
- a CDS encoding ribose-phosphate pyrophosphokinase yields MISLNDKKVEIIKFPNGESLINSNTLNMQENNEIKLKFENDEDLTHLMFLKSHLDEFRLKASLIFTYMPYSRMDRTEGMTVFTLKYLCKLINNLDFQQVVIYEPHSEVCVALLDRVKVINMSAEITKSLLEEFKSAKEEVYLIYPDAGAAKRYGKQIHYENILTATKERDFKTGNIKKLELNGTVSKKGFKAIIVDDLCSKGGTFILTAEKLKEIGASEVYLVVTHCENTIFEGEILKNDLIKKVYTTNSILNEEHQKINITKII; encoded by the coding sequence ATGATTAGTTTAAATGATAAGAAAGTTGAGATAATTAAATTCCCAAATGGGGAGTCATTAATTAATAGTAATACGCTTAATATGCAAGAAAATAATGAGATAAAACTTAAGTTTGAGAATGATGAAGATTTAACTCATCTAATGTTTTTAAAAAGTCATTTAGATGAATTTAGACTAAAAGCTAGTTTGATATTTACTTACATGCCTTATAGCAGAATGGATAGGACAGAAGGAATGACAGTTTTTACTCTAAAATATTTGTGCAAATTGATAAATAATTTGGATTTTCAGCAAGTGGTTATATATGAACCGCATTCAGAAGTATGTGTAGCACTTTTAGATAGAGTTAAAGTAATAAATATGTCTGCAGAAATTACTAAGAGTTTGTTAGAAGAATTTAAATCAGCAAAAGAGGAAGTATATTTAATATATCCAGATGCAGGTGCTGCAAAGAGATATGGAAAGCAAATTCATTACGAAAATATTTTAACTGCCACTAAGGAAAGAGATTTTAAAACGGGCAATATAAAAAAATTAGAGCTTAATGGAACAGTGAGCAAGAAAGGCTTCAAAGCTATTATAGTTGATGATTTATGTTCTAAGGGAGGAACTTTTATTCTAACTGCAGAAAAGCTTAAAGAAATAGGTGCTTCAGAAGTTTATTTAGTGGTAACCCATTGTGAGAATACTATCTTTGAAGGTGAAATTCTTAAGAATGATTTAATCAAAAAAGTCTACACAACAAATAGTATTTTAAATGAAGAACATCAGAAAATTAATATAACAAAAATTATATAA
- a CDS encoding NUDIX hydrolase, with protein sequence MNLKENEKSEKEFLEDYNIEKYERPSITNDVIIFTTDDIKEDNLRKVPKKGMQILLIKRKEHPCKNKWAIPGGFVQMDENLEDGARRKLKEKTRIENVYIEQLGTFGDVKRDPRTRVVSVANLALIAKENIKYTQPEANKETQWFWIEKKVIESNSLKGSVENRYKLTFTSENEDIKMEYEIMENIRKTILREREVTYKLLEGSSAELAFDHYKIIDYALDRLRNKVEYTPIALNLLPRLFTVKELQNVYEAIMGREILNFRRKMDNMIVETDEKIDGKPFRPAKVFKFNANWEHNF encoded by the coding sequence ATGAATCTAAAAGAAAATGAAAAAAGTGAAAAAGAATTTTTGGAAGACTACAATATTGAAAAATATGAAAGACCAAGCATTACAAATGATGTGATTATTTTCACTACAGATGATATAAAAGAAGATAATCTTCGTAAAGTTCCCAAAAAGGGAATGCAGATATTGCTAATAAAGAGAAAAGAGCATCCTTGCAAGAACAAGTGGGCAATTCCAGGAGGCTTTGTTCAAATGGATGAAAATCTAGAGGATGGTGCTAGAAGAAAGCTAAAGGAAAAAACAAGGATTGAAAATGTGTATATAGAACAGTTGGGGACTTTTGGTGATGTGAAGCGTGATCCTAGAACAAGGGTGGTTAGTGTGGCTAATTTGGCGCTAATAGCTAAGGAAAATATAAAGTATACACAACCAGAAGCTAATAAAGAAACTCAATGGTTTTGGATAGAAAAGAAGGTAATAGAATCAAATTCTTTGAAAGGCAGTGTTGAAAATAGATATAAGTTAACCTTTACATCTGAAAATGAAGATATCAAAATGGAATATGAAATTATGGAGAATATTAGAAAGACAATTTTACGAGAGCGGGAAGTTACTTATAAATTATTAGAAGGAAGTAGTGCTGAATTAGCTTTTGATCATTACAAGATAATAGATTATGCTCTTGATAGGCTTAGAAACAAGGTGGAGTATACACCTATAGCTCTAAATTTATTGCCAAGATTATTTACAGTTAAAGAACTTCAAAATGTGTATGAAGCAATTATGGGGAGAGAAATATTAAATTTTAGAAGAAAGATGGATAATATGATAGTTGAAACGGATGAGAAAATAGATGGGAAGCCATTTAGACCAGCTAAGGTATTTAAGTTTAATGCAAATTGGGAACATAATTTTTAA